A window of Bradyrhizobium sp. AZCC 1610 contains these coding sequences:
- a CDS encoding branched-chain amino acid ABC transporter ATP-binding protein/permease — MNQRTPLIIFALVMAAIPFIPGVPPFWIVLLNNIGLAALVAMGLVLLTGVGGLTSFGQAAFCGFGAYTTAVLTTAYGVSPWLTLPLSLLVSGIAAVLLGIVTVRLSGHYLPLGTIAWGIGLFYLFSKLEFLGRNDGISGIPPLSIGNFRMLDPGTIYFAIWIAVLISALLTMNLLDSRTGRAIRALRRGHIAGEAFGVQTPRAKLLVFIYAAVLAGLSGWLYAHFQRAANPTPFGAQAGIEYLFIAVVGGAGYVWGAVLGAGIVVVLKEILQSYLPYIFGGQSQLETIVFGILLVVLLQLAPTGVWPWLMARLPIKPARKMPDTSLLLAKRERAPASAAALLQIEKARKQFGGVIAVNDVSFDVQAREIVALIGPNGAGKSTTFNLITGVLTTTGGTISVLGRKVDNAPPQEVVKLGVARTFQHVKLVPDMTVLENVAIGAHLRGSSGAIASMFRLDRADEAKLLAEAARQIERVGLGDQIDQLAGSLSLGQQRIVEIARALCVDPLLLLLDEPAAGLRHMEKQRLAALLRQLRDGGMSVLLVEHDMGFVMDLADRIVVLDFGTKIAEGTPAAIKTNPDVIKAYLGATA; from the coding sequence ATGAATCAGCGAACCCCTCTCATCATCTTCGCTCTCGTCATGGCGGCGATCCCGTTCATTCCGGGCGTCCCGCCGTTCTGGATCGTGCTGCTCAACAATATTGGCCTCGCCGCCCTGGTGGCGATGGGGCTGGTGCTGCTCACCGGCGTCGGCGGCCTCACCTCGTTCGGCCAGGCCGCGTTTTGCGGCTTCGGCGCCTATACTACGGCGGTACTGACCACGGCCTATGGCGTCTCGCCGTGGCTGACGCTGCCGCTCTCGCTGCTGGTCAGCGGCATTGCAGCGGTCCTGCTCGGGATCGTCACGGTGCGCTTATCGGGCCATTATCTGCCGCTCGGCACCATCGCCTGGGGTATCGGCCTGTTCTATCTGTTCAGCAAGCTGGAATTCCTCGGCCGCAATGACGGCATCTCCGGCATTCCCCCACTCTCGATCGGCAATTTCCGGATGCTCGATCCCGGCACGATCTATTTCGCGATCTGGATCGCGGTATTGATCTCGGCTTTGCTGACCATGAACCTTCTGGACTCCCGCACCGGCCGCGCCATCCGCGCATTGCGGCGCGGACACATCGCCGGCGAAGCGTTCGGCGTGCAGACGCCGCGCGCCAAGCTTCTGGTGTTCATCTATGCGGCGGTTCTCGCGGGCCTGTCCGGCTGGCTCTACGCGCATTTCCAGCGCGCCGCCAACCCGACGCCGTTCGGCGCGCAGGCCGGCATCGAGTATCTGTTCATCGCCGTGGTCGGCGGCGCGGGCTATGTCTGGGGCGCGGTGCTCGGCGCCGGCATCGTCGTGGTCCTCAAGGAGATCCTGCAGAGCTACCTGCCCTATATCTTTGGCGGTCAGAGCCAGCTCGAGACCATCGTGTTCGGCATCCTGCTGGTCGTGCTGCTGCAACTGGCCCCGACCGGCGTCTGGCCCTGGCTGATGGCGCGTCTGCCGATCAAGCCGGCCCGCAAGATGCCCGATACGTCGCTTCTCCTTGCCAAGCGCGAGCGCGCACCGGCCTCTGCTGCTGCGCTGCTGCAGATCGAGAAAGCGCGCAAGCAATTCGGCGGCGTGATTGCCGTCAACGACGTTTCCTTCGACGTCCAGGCCCGCGAGATCGTCGCCCTGATCGGGCCCAACGGCGCCGGCAAGAGCACGACCTTCAACCTGATCACGGGCGTGCTGACCACGACCGGCGGCACCATCTCGGTACTCGGCCGCAAGGTCGACAACGCGCCGCCGCAGGAGGTGGTAAAACTCGGCGTTGCGCGCACCTTCCAGCACGTCAAGCTGGTGCCCGACATGACCGTGCTGGAGAACGTCGCGATCGGCGCGCACCTGCGCGGGTCTTCCGGCGCGATCGCCAGCATGTTCCGGCTGGACCGCGCCGATGAGGCGAAACTGCTCGCGGAAGCCGCGCGGCAGATCGAGCGCGTCGGCCTCGGCGACCAGATCGATCAGCTGGCGGGAAGCCTGTCGCTCGGCCAGCAGCGCATCGTCGAAATCGCCCGCGCGCTATGCGTCGATCCATTGCTGCTGCTGCTCGACGAGCCGGCCGCCGGACTGCGTCACATGGAGAAGCAGCGGCTCGCCGCACTCCTGCGGCAGTTGCGCGACGGCGGCATGTCGGTGCTGCTGGTCGAGCACGACATGGGTTTTGTGATGGATCTCGCCGACCGCATCGTGGTGCTGGATTTCGGCACCAAGATCGCCGAGGGCACGCCGGCCGCGATCAAGACCAATCCCGATGTGATCAAGGCCTATCTCGGAGCTACCGCATGA
- a CDS encoding ABC transporter ATP-binding protein yields MSALLSVSDAHVSYGKVEAVRSVSLDVADNEIVTIIGANGAGKTTLLNAIMGVLPLRGGAAFAGDDMAPLDIEDRVAAGLCLVPEHRELFGTMNVEDNLQLGAFRIPKATAARSFERVYTLFPRLKERRKQLAGTLSGGEQQMLAMGRALMGAPKLLMLDEPSLGLAPIIVADIFRTIGELRAAGVSVLLVEQNAQAALQIADRAYVMELGEFILSGPAKDIASNQRVAASYLGFQHEGASAV; encoded by the coding sequence ATGAGCGCGCTGTTATCGGTCTCCGACGCCCATGTTTCCTACGGCAAGGTCGAAGCCGTGCGTTCGGTTTCGCTCGACGTCGCCGACAACGAAATCGTCACCATCATCGGCGCCAACGGCGCCGGCAAGACCACGCTGCTGAACGCCATCATGGGCGTGCTGCCGCTCAGGGGTGGTGCAGCGTTCGCGGGCGACGACATGGCTCCGCTCGACATCGAGGATCGCGTCGCGGCGGGCTTGTGTCTCGTGCCCGAGCACCGCGAATTGTTCGGCACCATGAATGTCGAGGACAATCTGCAACTCGGCGCGTTCCGGATTCCGAAGGCCACGGCCGCAAGATCGTTCGAGCGCGTCTATACGCTGTTTCCGCGGCTGAAGGAGCGGCGCAAGCAATTGGCCGGCACGCTTTCCGGCGGCGAGCAGCAGATGCTGGCGATGGGCCGCGCCCTGATGGGCGCGCCAAAGCTGTTGATGCTGGACGAACCGAGCCTCGGCCTCGCCCCGATTATCGTCGCCGACATCTTCCGCACCATCGGCGAACTGCGCGCCGCCGGCGTCTCGGTGCTGCTGGTCGAGCAGAACGCGCAAGCCGCCCTGCAGATCGCCGACCGCGCTTACGTCATGGAGCTCGGCGAATTCATCCTGTCCGGACCGGCAAAGGATATCGCCAGCAACCAGCGGGTCGCGGCGAGCTATCTCGGCTTCCAGCACGAGGGCGCGAGCGCGGTCTAG
- a CDS encoding ABC transporter substrate-binding protein, producing MKKTFLSAASVVAALALTGLPATAQTNEIVVGISITTTGPAAALGIPERNSLDFVPKEIGGVPIKIITLDDGGDPTTATTNTRRFVTESKADIIMGSSTTPSTVAVSTVANEAGIPHIGLAPFPINEARIKWSVAMPQPIPIMGKVLYEHMKAHGIKSVGYIGYSDSYGDLWFNDFKNQAIPMGMTLATEERFARPDTSVAGQVLKLVAANPDAILVGASGTAAALPQTTLRERGYKGLIYQTHGAASMDFIRIAGAAAEGVIMASGPVMSPETQPDSALTKKPGLALNTAYEAKYGANSRSQFAGHSYDAFEVLKRVVPVALKKAKPGTPEFREAIRQALLTEKEIAASQGVYNFTEKDRYGLDDRSRIILTVKDGKYVPAK from the coding sequence ATGAAGAAAACTTTTCTGTCCGCGGCGTCTGTTGTGGCGGCGCTGGCGCTAACTGGCTTGCCAGCCACGGCGCAGACCAACGAGATTGTCGTCGGCATTTCCATCACCACGACGGGTCCCGCCGCGGCGCTCGGCATTCCCGAGCGCAACTCGCTCGATTTCGTGCCGAAGGAAATCGGCGGTGTGCCGATCAAGATCATCACGCTCGACGACGGCGGCGATCCGACTACCGCTACCACCAACACGCGGCGGTTCGTCACCGAATCCAAGGCCGACATCATCATGGGCTCCTCGACGACGCCCTCGACGGTCGCGGTCTCTACCGTGGCGAACGAGGCCGGCATTCCCCATATCGGCCTCGCGCCGTTCCCGATCAACGAAGCGCGCATCAAGTGGTCGGTCGCCATGCCGCAGCCGATTCCGATCATGGGCAAGGTGCTCTACGAGCACATGAAGGCGCACGGCATCAAGTCCGTCGGCTATATCGGCTACTCCGATTCCTACGGTGACCTCTGGTTCAACGATTTCAAGAACCAGGCGATTCCGATGGGAATGACGCTCGCCACCGAAGAGCGCTTCGCGCGTCCGGATACGTCGGTGGCAGGCCAGGTGCTGAAGCTGGTCGCCGCCAATCCCGATGCGATCCTGGTCGGCGCCTCCGGCACCGCCGCGGCGCTGCCGCAGACCACGCTGCGCGAGCGCGGCTACAAGGGCCTGATCTACCAGACCCACGGCGCCGCCAGCATGGACTTCATCCGCATCGCAGGTGCGGCGGCTGAAGGCGTGATCATGGCCTCAGGTCCGGTGATGTCGCCGGAAACCCAGCCCGACAGCGCGCTGACCAAGAAGCCGGGGCTTGCGCTCAACACCGCCTATGAAGCCAAGTATGGCGCCAACAGCCGCAGCCAGTTCGCCGGCCATTCCTACGACGCGTTCGAAGTGCTCAAGCGCGTGGTGCCGGTGGCGCTGAAGAAGGCCAAGCCGGGAACGCCGGAATTCCGCGAGGCGATCCGCCAGGCGCTGCTCACGGAGAAGGAAATCGCGGCCAGCCAGGGCGTCTACAACTTCACCGAAAAAGATCGCTACGGCCTCGACGACCGCTCGCGCATCATTTTGACGGTAAAGGACGGCAAATACGTCCCGGCGAAGTGA
- a CDS encoding acyl-CoA thioesterase, translating to MFVNRRDVQIQWGDCDPANIVYYPRYFAMFDDSTSIMFEAAGYSKQDLIHKYGLVGIPMVDTRAKFHIPSTHGDWIRIESRIESFKRSSFEVVHNVFKGEALAIEAFETRVLVGKHPDDPAKLKSAPMPQEIIERFMRG from the coding sequence ATGTTCGTCAACCGGCGCGACGTGCAGATCCAGTGGGGCGACTGCGACCCCGCCAACATCGTCTACTACCCGCGTTATTTCGCGATGTTCGACGATTCGACGTCGATCATGTTCGAAGCGGCCGGTTATTCGAAGCAGGACCTCATCCACAAATATGGCCTGGTCGGCATCCCCATGGTGGACACGCGGGCGAAATTCCACATCCCCTCGACCCATGGCGACTGGATCAGAATCGAAAGCCGGATCGAGAGCTTCAAGCGATCCTCTTTCGAGGTGGTCCACAACGTGTTCAAGGGCGAGGCGTTGGCGATCGAGGCGTTCGAGACCCGCGTGCTGGTCGGCAAGCATCCGGACGATCCCGCGAAGCTCAAATCGGCCCCGATGCCGCAGGAGATCATCGAGCGGTTCATGCGGGGCTGA